TTGTACACGGCCAGCTGGCCCTGAGGGTACGTCTGGATGTCGATGGCGCCGTTGGTGCGGGCTTTGATGTTTTGCGCCGCTTTATCAATGGATTTTGTCAGTTGTTCCCCGGGCGCGAAAACGTGGGAGCACTTCAGCACAAGTTTGAAGTCTTTGGGGGCCGCCGCTTTGACCACGCTGCCGAAGCCGGTCACTACAAATGATACCAGTATTGCCAATCCGAATAACCATGCAGTTCTCTTTTTCATATATCCTCCTTTTTTAGTGGGGGTTTTCCCCTTGTGAATGTTCATTTGTCACAAACCCGGTTTGTTCAACAAATGTTTACCTTGTTATTGTCCTGATTCAAGTATACCACATGGCTAAAATATTGTCAATATATATTAAAAGAAAACATTAAGTCTATATAACAGACAGTTCGCCACAAAACTATTCTGCGCCGACCCCTTGACTTTTCCGTTGAACTATGTTAAACTTTATTATCGCAGCAGAATTCACCAGGAAAAGGAGGCCGATATGGCCGCTCAGAAAGCAACTATACGGGAAATGGCCAAATTGGCGGGCGTATCTCCCGCCTGCGTATCCATGATCCTCAACAAACGAAATTTACAGCGCTTCTCGGAAGAGACCGTCAAAAAAGTCCGTCAGGTGGCGGCCTCGGTTCAGTACAAGCCGAAACACCTGCGGCCCGAAGGCGGTTTTGTGCGCATCATCTGCCCCTCGGTCATGAATCCCTACTATTCGACGCTGATCCAGAGCATCGAGCAGGAGGCCATTGAACGGGGACTTCGCACGTCCATTTGCACGACGTACTGGGACAAATCTATCGAAAAGGCCCTCCTCGACGAGGCCGTGGCCTCCCGGGAGACCTTCGGCGTCATCTTCGCCATGATCCCCCAACAGCCCGAACTGGCGCGAAAGGCCAGCAAGCAGATCCCCGTGGTGGCCGTAGGAGACCGCCTCGACGATCTGGGCTTCGACACCGTGGAAATCAACAATTTTCACGGCGGGGAGGTCATTGGCAACCACTTGATCGAGCTCGGTCACAAGCGGGTGGCCTATATTTCAACGGCCCTGAACGAAGAACACTCGGCCCGGGTTAGACGCTGCGAGGGCTTGCAGGCGGCTTATCACGCCCGGGGCATGGAGGGGGCCGTACGGATCTTTTCCGCCGAGATTCCCTCCTATATCGAGCTCAATACGACGAGTATCGAATACGACACGGGCTATCAGCTGACCCGCAAGTGCATGGCCGAATACGGGGAAGCCACGGCCCTCGTGGTCGTCAACGACATGGTGGCCTACGGAGTCCTGGACGGCTTGGCGGATTTGGGCTTAAGGATACCGGAAGACGTCAGCGTATGCGCCTTTGACAATATTTTCCCCTCGCGCTTTTCGGGGATACAGTTGACGACCGTGGAGCATTCGATCCAGGACCGCGGCCGGAGCGCCTTCCGGCTCATCAGCGAGCGCTTGAAAAATCCCGATTACCCGGCCCACGCCGGGGGCATCAACCGGGTCGAGCACATGGTGCAGCTCGTGGCCCGAAAAACCACGGGCCCGGCCAAATCTTGAAAGAAACCAGCCAGGAAATTCTGCCAAAATTCAACCAATAAGAAACGCGGGAGGTCATATGCAAAAATACTTGGTCGCGCTGGATCAGGGGACAAGCAGTTCCCGATGCATCGTTTTCGACAAAGAGGGGAGCGTCATTGCCCAGGCCCAGCGGGAATTTACACAGATTTTTCCCCGGGACGGGTGGGTGGAACATGATCCCCTGGAGATCTGGTCAAGCCAGCTGTCCGTCCTCGTGGAGGCCATGGCCCGGGCGGGCATAACCCACGGGGACATTGCCGCCATCGGCATTACCAATCAGCGGGAGACGACCATTGTCTGGGACAAAACAACAGGGACGCCCGTCTATAACGCCATCGTGTGGCAGTGCCGGAGGACCGCCGATTATTGCGATCAATTGAAGGAAAAGGGCTTTGAAAAGACTGTCAGAGAGAAGACGGGGCTGATTATCGACGCCTATTTTTCGGGGACGAAAATCCGCTGGATTCTGGAAAATGTCCCGGGCGCCCGGGAAAGGGCGGAGAAAGGGGAGCTGCTTTTCGGAACCGTCGATACCTGGCTTATCTGGAAGCTGACCCGGGGCAAGCGTCACGTAACCGATTACAGCAACGCCTCCCGGACCATGCTCTTCGATATCCGTAAGCTTCGCTGGGACGAGGAAATCCTGAAAGAGCTGGGGATTCCCCGATCCATGCTGCCGGAAGCGCTGCCTTCCAGCGGGATCTTCGGCCTGACGGATCACGAATATCTGGGCGGAGAAGTCCCTGTGGCGGGCGTCGCCGGGGATCAACAGGCCGCTCTTTTCGGGCAGTGCTGCTTTGAACGGGGGAAAGTCAAAAATACCTACGGAACCGGTTGTTTTATCCTGATGAATACAGGGGAAGCGCCGGTAAGCTCTAAAAATGGCCTGATTACGACGATCGCCTGGGGAGAGGGAGGAAAGGTGGAATACGCCCTCGAAGGGAGCGTCTTTATCGCCGGGGCCGCCATCCAATGGCTGCGGGACGGGCTGCGCATGATCGATAACGCCGCCTTTACCGAAACTTACGCAAAAAAAGTCCCCGACAGCAACGGGGTCTATGTGGTGCCGGCCTTTGTGGGGCTCGGCGCGCCCTATTGGGATCAGCACGCCCGGGGGATCATCACGGGCTTGACGCGGGGCGTGGAAAAGGAGCATTTCATTCGCGCCACGCTGGAATCGCTGGCCTGGCAGAGCCGAGACGTCATGAAAGCCATGGAGGCCGACGCCGGGATGCCTGTCAAGGAACTCCGGGCGGACGGCGGGGCCTGCGCCAATAATTTTCTCATGCAGTTTCAGGCGGATATCCTCAATACAAACGTGATCCGCCCCAAGGTCATCGAAAGCACCGCCCTGGGCGCGGTCTACCTCGCCGGGCTCGCCGTGGGGGTCTATCGGGACAGGGCGGATATTCTGCAAAATGTGGCCGTCGACAAAGTCTTCAAGCCCGCCATGGACGCGGAAAGGCGTGAAGCCCTTGCCGCGGGCTGGGCCGAAGCCGTCAGCCGCTGCCTTTCGCCTAGACTTCGCTCCGGGAATCAAGCGCCCGTGAAATCGTAGCCGTATCGGCAAATTCGATGTTGCCGCCGATGGGAATGCCGCTTGCGATCTTGGTGATCCGGATCCCGAAGGGTTTCAGGAGCTTGATCAGGTAGGCTGACGTGACGTCGCCGTCAAAATCGGGGTTGAGCCCCAGAATGATTTCCCGGACATCGTCCCGGGCGATCCGCTCCAGGAGCGGTTTGATGTTGAGCTTGTCGGCGGTCATCCCCGAGAGGGGGGCCAGTTTTCCGTTCAGCACATGGTATTTGCCTTTGTATTTGCCGGTCTTTTCAAAGGAAATGATGTCCCTGCCGTCTTCGACGACGCAGATGGTCCCGCCGTCGCGGGCCTCGTCGGCGCAAATGTCGCAGCGCTCTTTTTCGCTGTAATCGCCGCAGATTACGCAAGTCCGCATGCTTTCCTTCACGGCTTTGAGGGAATCGGCAAAGCGGGCCACCTCTTCATTGGAGAGCCCCAGGATGTGAAAAGCGAGCCGGACGGCGTTCTTTCGCCCGATGCCCGGCAGTTTGTTGAATTCTTCGATCAAGACCTCCAGCGATTTTGTCGCCACGCGTATTCCTCCGGATTCTCGTTATTTGGAAAGCAGGAAGGCCAGATCATGGTCTTCCGCAATGTCATAGTTTCGCGCCCCTTCCCAGGAATAGGACAGCGGATGGGTGACCATTTTGTTGTTTTCGATGCCGACCATGACGCCGCCCTCGTCTTTTTCGAGGACGTCGACGGCCTTTGCCGCCATGCGGGCGGCGAGGATCCGGTCAAAGCCCGAGGGCGTACCGCCTCTTTGCACATGGCCGAGCACGACGGTACGGATTTCCGTCTCCAGCCGCTCTCTCAGCGTGTTGGCGATGTCGTCGACCTTGCCGACGCCTTCGGCCACGAGGATGATGTCGTGCAATTTGCCGCGCTTGCGCCGTTCCTTGATTTGAAAAGCCAGAAGCTCGATGGGATCTTCCATTTCCGGGATCAGGACCCCGTCGCCGCCGCCGGCGATACAGGCCTGCAGGGCCAGATCCCCGGCGTGACGGCCCATGACCTCGATCAGGATCGTCCGTTCATGGGACGTGGCCGTATCCCGCACTTTGGACATGGCGTCGAGAATCGTGTTGAGACAGGTGTCGAAGCCGATGGTGTAATCGGTCCCCTTGATGTCGTTGTCTATGGTGCCGGGAAGGCCCACGACCTTGATGCCGTGTTCGCGCCACAGGGCTTCGGCGCCCCGGTAGGAGCCGTCTCCGCCGATCACGACAACCCCGTCGATACCGCGCTTTTTCAAATTTTGCGCCGCTATGGCGCGGAATTTCGCGTCTTTGAATTCCTCACAGCGGGCCGTCAGCAGGATCGTCCCCCCTTTATCCACGATGCCCGAGAGATAGCGGGTATCGATCGGGAACACTTCGTCGTTCAGCATGCCGAGATAGCCCCGCTGGATTCCGAAGACTTTGAAGCCCTTGTACATGGCGATTTTACCGGCCGCCCGGATTGCCGCGTTCATGCCCGGCGAATCGCCTCCGCTGG
Above is a window of Fusobacteriaceae bacterium DNA encoding:
- the pfkA gene encoding 6-phosphofructokinase; this encodes MEKIGILTSGGDSPGMNAAIRAAGKIAMYKGFKVFGIQRGYLGMLNDEVFPIDTRYLSGIVDKGGTILLTARCEEFKDAKFRAIAAQNLKKRGIDGVVVIGGDGSYRGAEALWREHGIKVVGLPGTIDNDIKGTDYTIGFDTCLNTILDAMSKVRDTATSHERTILIEVMGRHAGDLALQACIAGGGDGVLIPEMEDPIELLAFQIKERRKRGKLHDIILVAEGVGKVDDIANTLRERLETEIRTVVLGHVQRGGTPSGFDRILAARMAAKAVDVLEKDEGGVMVGIENNKMVTHPLSYSWEGARNYDIAEDHDLAFLLSK
- the recR gene encoding recombination mediator RecR, with the protein product MATKSLEVLIEEFNKLPGIGRKNAVRLAFHILGLSNEEVARFADSLKAVKESMRTCVICGDYSEKERCDICADEARDGGTICVVEDGRDIISFEKTGKYKGKYHVLNGKLAPLSGMTADKLNIKPLLERIARDDVREIILGLNPDFDGDVTSAYLIKLLKPFGIRITKIASGIPIGGNIEFADTATISRALDSRSEV
- the glpK gene encoding glycerol kinase GlpK: MQKYLVALDQGTSSSRCIVFDKEGSVIAQAQREFTQIFPRDGWVEHDPLEIWSSQLSVLVEAMARAGITHGDIAAIGITNQRETTIVWDKTTGTPVYNAIVWQCRRTADYCDQLKEKGFEKTVREKTGLIIDAYFSGTKIRWILENVPGARERAEKGELLFGTVDTWLIWKLTRGKRHVTDYSNASRTMLFDIRKLRWDEEILKELGIPRSMLPEALPSSGIFGLTDHEYLGGEVPVAGVAGDQQAALFGQCCFERGKVKNTYGTGCFILMNTGEAPVSSKNGLITTIAWGEGGKVEYALEGSVFIAGAAIQWLRDGLRMIDNAAFTETYAKKVPDSNGVYVVPAFVGLGAPYWDQHARGIITGLTRGVEKEHFIRATLESLAWQSRDVMKAMEADAGMPVKELRADGGACANNFLMQFQADILNTNVIRPKVIESTALGAVYLAGLAVGVYRDRADILQNVAVDKVFKPAMDAERREALAAGWAEAVSRCLSPRLRSGNQAPVKS
- a CDS encoding LacI family transcriptional regulator, which codes for MAAQKATIREMAKLAGVSPACVSMILNKRNLQRFSEETVKKVRQVAASVQYKPKHLRPEGGFVRIICPSVMNPYYSTLIQSIEQEAIERGLRTSICTTYWDKSIEKALLDEAVASRETFGVIFAMIPQQPELARKASKQIPVVAVGDRLDDLGFDTVEINNFHGGEVIGNHLIELGHKRVAYISTALNEEHSARVRRCEGLQAAYHARGMEGAVRIFSAEIPSYIELNTTSIEYDTGYQLTRKCMAEYGEATALVVVNDMVAYGVLDGLADLGLRIPEDVSVCAFDNIFPSRFSGIQLTTVEHSIQDRGRSAFRLISERLKNPDYPAHAGGINRVEHMVQLVARKTTGPAKS